ttgAATTAAAATGGCTCTGATTTTCCCATCAAATTCAGCTGTTTATTCTTCCTCATCCAACACCAAGTTCTACGTAAGTTCATCTCAAAACTCAAACccagatttcaatttcaatttcaatctcttaaaaactaaaaaaatcccATCTTTAAcctcaaaatcaaaaatcaataaCAGTCCAATCCAAACTCCACAAAAACCACTAAATTTCTTCACTTGTAGAGATGGAATGAACTCATCtaatgttgaagaagaaagaattgatatggattatgattatgatgctgAAAATCTAGAATCACCATGGGAAGGAGCTGTTATTTACAAAAGAAACCCATCAATTACACATTTGGAGTATTGTACTACTTTAGAGAGATTAGGGTTTGGAGAAGTCTCTTCTGATGTATCAAAATCTATGGCTTCAAAAATGGGATTGAGGGTTACAAAATCTGTTAAGGATTTTCCATTTGGAACACCTGTACAGATCTCTATAGATGTTACCAGGAAGAAACACAGGTTAAGACTTGATGGAGTTATCAAAACTGTGCTTGGTCTTAGCTGCAATAGGTAACTTAATTTGTTTCTTCTCTATTTTTGGACCGCATTTTGTGAAACAATCTTTCTGTTAAGTAGAAATTGATGATTTAGTAACTTGGTCTACATTTAGCTATTATTTTGGATAGTCTGGTAGATTTTTACTTAATGTCGTGCCTGTAAGGAACTACTGAAGGTTAGAAAGAGTGAAGGATTATGAATTAGATAGATAGAATAGAAAGAAGATGATATAAAAACATAACATTATGTTCATTCGTTTATGGTTACCCCTTAAACTGATATAGGTTTGTTGGCACTTAGGCGGACCTAATCACTGCTGGAATGGATTCCGTCTTGTATTTCAAGTGTTAAACTAGATGTGTTTTTCATCTACGATATTTCCTTTAGGAGGTTTATCATAGAATTCTCAACAAAAAGAAACCCAATTCCCTTTTACCAATCAAAATTACTCTCTGCAAGAAATTAGATAGTATGTTAGGGGTTTATTGTTACTTGTTAGTGGGTGAAGCCTTGGACCTGATTTTCACAATATCGTTATAGAGGCGCATTGGTTAGATGGTTTTTGTGTACAGATGCCTCAGGGATCAGCATTAGTATCAGGGCGTATTGGGTGCCTTGGATTTTGACCCACTTAATGATGCAAACTCTTTGGCCATGTTTGTTTTGTCATCCGGTGGGGAGTTTAGGTTTTGGGGTAAGGCGATGCTCAGCCTTAGCATTAGTCATCCTTTATTTTCCAACTACAAACCTATGTTAGGTGATTTCTCAACCAAAAAAACAAACGAGTCGGTGAAATAAGCGAGCCCCAGATTGAAATGAATGCCTAAGTGCTTTATTTAAGGTTAGTCGGTTAGGTCTTAACAGATTTCCCTAGAGAAAGGCAGCACCTCAGCTGGGTGAAGCACTTTTGGCGCCTAtaacaacaaaaccaataactaaaACATGTATGGTATTCAAACCAAAAGGATTCAAATTTTATAGTACAGTGGTTAGAATTTTGGCAGACAGTATCACTGGAAGGACTTCAACTTTTTTTCAAAATTGTCATTCCAATTCTTTAGCTTCTTCTTGTCCTATCCTGAAATGAGCATCGTTTACTCTTCCTATCTATAATAGCACCTGTATTAGGTTGGGCGATTTTGTCCGGGATGTTTTGATCCAGAAAGTAAGCTAAGGTTCACTTTTGTGTTCTTAATGGACACAGGTGTGGTGGACCAGCAGCCGAGGGTGTATTCTCGAACTTCACTCTTTTACTAGatgaagaaccaattgaagaacCTGAGGTCATCGATATGGGTGTCATATTTGGAGAGGAGAAATCCTCCAAAACTTCATCTTCCCTAAATGAGGGGGAAGCAGATGATTATGAAGATTCTTTAATCGACTTAGACGATCGTCTCTACTTTCCTCCTGAAGATAGAGAAATCGATATTTCGAAAAATATCCGTGACTTGGTTCACATAGAGATCACCATAAATGCGATATGTGATACAAATTGCAAAGGTATATGCCTAAAATGTGGTACGAATCTCAACCTTGGTAGTTGTAATTGTAATAGAAAGGAGGAGAAGAAGGTAAACTATGGACCTCTTGGAGATCTAAGAAAGCAAATGCAGCAGAAGTAACTTCATGTTTTGCTAGAAATTAGAGATCTCTATTTATGTTTTTAAGAATCTTTTGCTGGGTTCTGTAAATGTCAATTTCGTTTTTTGTTTAGTCCTCCCCCCTATTGTGGGTAAAATATTTAAAAACAATGGAAATACCAGTGTATATTGACAGCTGATAACAGACTTTGTGCGTCACTAGTTTTCTGGAAGATGAACTGCTATTATAACACCTGACTCAAAGAACAATGATCCAACACAGATGCTAGAGTTGCATCATGATTATAAGTTATAACTCATATTTAGAGCAGTTggcaatttattttattttattttattttttaatcaaaAACTCAGCTTTATGAAATGAAAATATACTTGATGTACATAAGAGCAGTCCTTAGCTTTCACAATAGTGAGGAAGCTAGAAGTAGAAGGAAAACTACGCCAGGTATGAAACACAGGACTCGATTTAGTGACTTTAGCTAAGGCATCCGCAGAACGATTACACTGGCCAGGAACCAACACACAATAGAACCTACTGAGCCATGAAAGGTGAATTTACAATCAGGGAAAATGTTTAAATTCTCCCAGCAAACAAAACTACAAGAACATACTCTTTGTCATATTTTTACAATCTCCTTCTAACAAAACAGTCTGTTGGACGCAAAGTTGTGAAGTTCCTTGATCTAGCAAGCAGCGTGCAAAAGTGCAGTAGCTTCAGCACTTTAGAAACCCTTTCTCGAAACTGAAATTCAAACTAAAAATATGTTGATTTAACACTTAACCTGATCAGTATTCAATCCTACCCACCAATAGAGAAGTGACCCTTTCTGTTGGTATGTTCAGCAATAGGTCAAATCCCAGAGAGAAACAACAACCCCTTTCTCTTTTATTCTTTTTCACTCTCCCCTACTTGACTTTCTACTTTTCCCCACTTTCTATATACAGTCTTTACTCTCTGCCTAAACCTTTCACACTTCCCGTACCTAGAATAGTTTTAATGATTGCTTAactaatctttttcttttttctgcaaGTACTACCACAACGTTATTTATAGATTTACTTTGATGGAAGCCACCAATCAACAAGTAGTAACAACAAACAAGTATTATCTTCAGCTACCAATAATAGTTCCTTTGATTTTCCGCTACACGTCCTAATAAGTTTCCAAGCGGCATTTACAAATTGCTAAGAAATAGGACAGGAAACATCAAAGTAAACAAAGGACTACTTTAAACCAAATGAAATAGAATCTGTAAGCTACAATTCAAAAGGAATGATAAAAGCCAAGAAAAACCAACACAATACGATTTCAAAGTAAGACAGCTAAGAAAATCCAACtcacaattcaaattttcttatCGATTTAACTAAGCTCATAAACACAGTCTGAAAGGGAAACAAAATTGCCTATCTAACCTGCACAGTCTGATAAATGTAATTCAAATCTGACTCAAATCCGCATCAGTTTTATGTGCAGGGCCAGCGAACAACAAACACCAATAAGTCAGAATCCATAAGTATGTGTTGAATACCAAAAATTGACTATCTGCTATCTAGTGACTCGGTAAACCAAACAGCGCTATACTGTGAATCTCTTCTTTGAACAAAATTAGCTCACTAGACATTGAATTGTAATCCAAGTAAACAATGATATAAAGAGATGCAAAAACAACCAAGCAAGATTGCTAACCACTGACGGTAATCTGCATATAATAGTAGTCTAAGCTGAAAATTACCAGATAATATGTTTTCCAGAATCTCCAGATCTCTTCCTTCCTATCACTGCTTCATCTGCCAATCTCTgccttttatttcttcaattgcaCTTTCTCCAGATACCAGTGTTTTGTGTTCTATCCCACAATGCTATCAATGAAAACTAAAGAATTGCTATGAGGAATTACATCATAAAAGGATTCATTATTATACGCAAGGTTTTTGGAAGAAGAGGAGTTTAGGTCATAAAGATGGAGCTCGGTAGGTGAGCGACAGAGAACTGTAGCACTACTTGTAAGGGCAAGCGGAGTACTGTATTGTATATCATTTCCATCGGTATTGGCGTCTAAGCTGAATCCCATACTCCAACTCATCAATGATTCATCTTGCTTCTTCTCCAAAAACCATACATCAGAAGTTTCAGTGTCCGTATTGTAGTGAGTAGCACACAAACAATCTCCCAACACCCCAAGTCTAATACACCTGTTCCAACCATCATCTATAATCTCCCTGAATTCAGAACATTCAGGTAATTCGACAAACATTTCATCAGCCAAATCGAAGGCCACAATTTCCCCCTCTCCCAAATTCCAATAGATACAGCCATTTGCAAACACACCGTCTTGCCAAGCACCCATACCAATCTCAATCTCTATATTCCCTTCATTTCTCCATTGCCTGTCACTCCCGAGAGTGAAAACATCAATGTGAGCAAAATTTGGATTCTTCCTTCAACTTGTACATTCTAACAACCTTGTATTCATTTGTTGTAGGAACATAACCAAATCCAATCACAAAGAAATAAACAGGTTCATCGCCAGATGGTAATTTTGGAAGAGTAACATATTTTTTAGTAATGGGATTGCGTACATAGACAATACGAGAAGCTTCATCATAGTTATCAGGGGTAATATGATCAGTTAATCCATGTAGACAAATTAAGCCGTTACAAGAACCAACCAGACTGCAATCAACTGGACAGCAGAAATCCATTATCTCATGTCCAAGAGAGTCTGACTCAGAAGAATTCTCATCAAAATCTAGAGAATGTAAGTGCCAATTAGTATCATCATCAGTCAGTGAGATAATAAAACTAAACTTATCAGAATCATCAGAATTAAGTTGATTTAGATGATCCAAATGTAATTTAGAGAAGGATGGATGCTCAGCAACTTTTTCCCAAGTTTTGCATACACGTCAAAATTCCCCATTTGTGGAAGGATTTGAGTACAGAGAATTAAGAGAAAAAAATCTAGGCTTGAGAAAAATGTGAATATGAAAAGTTgggatttctcttttttttaggtttaagGGGAAAAACTAACAGACGAGCCGAACTTACTTGCGGCAATTTCTAGGGCTTTGCAAATTAATCCCGGATTCCCGGGCAAGTCCTGGGGAAAAATACTTGGTCAGTCCTTTACGAAATATTGGGCAGACTTTTATGGATTGGGTAGTCCAAGGGATAGGAACGTTGTAATTCACTGACTTCAGTACTTTGACAATTGTTTGGTGGAGAGCCACTTTTACTAGAGGGAAAGCTGGCTTTTGGGTGGATTTAGAAAAAACT
This genomic stretch from Papaver somniferum cultivar HN1 chromosome 5, ASM357369v1, whole genome shotgun sequence harbors:
- the LOC113277762 gene encoding large ribosomal RNA subunit accumulation protein YCED homolog 1, chloroplastic-like — its product is MALIFPSNSAVYSSSSNTKFYVSSSQNSNPDFNFNFNLLKTKKIPSLTSKSKINNSPIQTPQKPLNFFTCRDGMNSSNVEEERIDMDYDYDAENLESPWEGAVIYKRNPSITHLEYCTTLERLGFGEVSSDVSKSMASKMGLRVTKSVKDFPFGTPVQISIDVTRKKHRLRLDGVIKTVLGLSCNRCGGPAAEGVFSNFTLLLDEEPIEEPEVIDMGVIFGEEKSSKTSSSLNEGEADDYEDSLIDLDDRLYFPPEDREIDISKNIRDLVHIEITINAICDTNCKGICLKCGTNLNLGSCNCNRKEEKKVNYGPLGDLRKQMQQK
- the LOC113279534 gene encoding F-box/kelch-repeat protein At3g23880-like — its product is MSEKDQEKGKAKETSPAADPEVTPIHVVDDYEVHKATNNSSSKELAGSITCEDLERFMEDRGKGNAPSVHHFDENSSESDSLGHEIMDFCCPVDCSLVGSCNGLICLHGLTDHITPDNYDEASRIVYVRNPITKKYVTLPKLPSGDEPVYFFVIGFGYVPTTNEYKVVRMQWRNEGNIEIEIGMGAWQDGVFANGCIYWNLGEGEIVAFDLADEMFVELPECSEFREIIDDGWNRCIRLGVLGDCLCATHYNTDTETSDVWFLEKKQDESLMSWSMGFSLDANTDGNDIQYSTPLALTSSATVLCRSPTELHLYDLNSSSSKNLAYNNESFYDVIPHSNSLVFIDSIVG